The Silene latifolia isolate original U9 population chromosome Y, ASM4854445v1, whole genome shotgun sequence sequence cctgggggctctactttgactttcgccctgtccaagcctcagtcaaagtgggggctttgtagatacccaatatctgctgagacttcaataaacacccgatgattatcggactataacatgctttggaatcgcggcgtttgatcgacagttcgtgtgcAACTtgacgtcggaaaacttaaaacgatttcgaaaataaaaattttcaaaagtacctggagtgtttaatgcacgcaATGGGGTCGCAAAGgaactaactagagtcaaaaccgataccggaccaaaaaccgactcaaaattcaaatctcgactccaacaacgagtcaaacacaaaaaacaaacctttcaaaaccttctatactaagatttcccggattcatgaatgttcaagcaccaaacatgtgactacaaatcctaggatagaacaaatcgtgATTGCATTTGTgagaaagtgacaggacaactcgaagacccgcgacgtggctcgcgcctctttgagcagcctaggtggccacgtcgctcaaaactcacacaaccactcgtcctataaatacccctcaaatacccccatttgagaacttacccgagtgtccgccccttctttctcccttaaatatctagactcgacttcctaagtcacaatccgacgcgtatttacgacctaccgatcctaaatacaagccttacacattgtttggtaccgtcatcgtgcattaaatcacttgaactACCACTTCgacaactacaccatcactaatcttaacaaaacactctttttactaactaaaacggttttaaaccgagtcttttccgaccaaacgagttgttacacttacgtcggtttctcgccataaccaagcatgtaagtatgagggtataaaaatccttcttttatcatgtctttacttgtttcatgaccataacatgctaaatcatgcataacacgatccaaaacaaagggtagacgagccaaaactcagttttgcctgagacagaagccccttgttatgcacagagggtcgcgcctcaatggggtgtccaggtcagactcaaccgtgtttgttctcgtctttcctctttaatctattttcatatttgtaattggtttttaccatttcaaatattttctaacccttttatttatttttacaagttttaaaccataaaacatttttcacccttggttcctaataccatgacggtttaatccgtgtttcggtgataatatttggttaattacatttaaaaggtattttaaagcattttatttcatttctttacatttttggaggtattttaaagcctttcatcatttctttacattttcaaaataaatgtattagtcaccaacacaaagtcatcttggttctacataccatgttggattttaacccgagtacgatgatgagtattgactaattatattcaaatgaacttaaaacaattagttcataattattttcaaaactattcatgtcaagcttgtcaagtcgaacccgacatcgaatatcatcaaaataatgatgattattcaagtcccgtttttcaaatcaacacaaatacggtctaaacgaccctttcaaaccaaagcGGGTTCAAAAACCCACTTTCCAACACGTTTTATacacgtttttcaaatggtcagaatgcgtcttaaaccattgactgacccgcgcctaaacaggccatttctttcctattttcaaaaccaggggagacccccttacaccgccaacaggctcgcgcctcatgtggttGCCTGATGCAGGGTTTGTCCTCTTCCAGCATaagtctaggacgatctcgactccggccaacccggatataggactgatcagatgactaatttgctcattcaaaaatcatatttgcaaaatgccttactaagacaaatagatcacgttatgcgccataaacttaatacggtaaatggatgtttaatttctgtcttgcatgcaaatcaatcataaatccaactcgacatattatacttgatatttggattaaatcaaccgacttataaagctctcacatgttaggtttaaattattggatcgcattcatgcatttaaaccgttttaccaacttttgcattcaaccaaccaagatcgatcagtagaggccgctaccgcgggcgggattgggtgtctgattaaagggctttccaatacgtaccttcaactcttacttagaaactttggatagtggacgaccttatccagggcgtacgagagtcattctagagataggatgctaaagagggacgattccttatctttagtacctatgtcaaacactgctttgtgcttcgtttgactgaggtataaagtggattcgaacgggttccaagcatcccacaaatgcttggtggcgactccgaacatctctaatcgtttcaagacccttagcgagacgaaaccgaccgatctaaaatgatccggtcgaaagcatttttacaccgccgagcgtggctttcaaaagaccgctgccattgtccacagatcgactgggcatacgcaggtgggccattaTCCAcagctgtcgacgaagcttcttcccttccttgttgacttgagtagcctgggtcgttaggactgggttactcctggctttgcggtcctcacccgttatatgagggccatggtacgtccggagctgatggagaaggggacttctcctgtcattgttggtcctgggctcctgttggaggtatgaacctttcctttgaattatgaaagatcattatttcttcatttctttattgttattattgtcttTGTGAAAAACAATCATTATTCtgtctgcaggcgtgggtgtactcgtACTTTCCTAGCTTTGCGCCCAAGAGGAGGGAGCCCGAGCTGATGGTGTACCCtgttgtgagggactgggtggtgtgctATTGGAAGAGCCAGCACTCTTATTACGATGTTTGTCAGAGGGGCGTGAATgtgtgggatgcttggaatccGTTCGAATAGTTTTAGGCATACATGATGTTAAATCATTTTTTAAGATCATGATTCATttggaagagccagcgctcttcttacgatgtttatcgttggaagagccagcgctcttcttacgattgatcctattgcagatgcataaggaacacgactcatgcgctcaatcccttcaggcgtcgtgggtgactgagacttgctcaactgcatcccagacgtcattggaagattccccttcttggagttggtcatgctgaacctctcaagaatcttatccaaataagactcctgacttagtgataacgtccattgtgatctatctcggtagatacggattcccaaaatgcgttgtgcctcacccagatctttcatctggaaatggttcttcaaccatccttgaaccgaagataggagaggaatgtcattcccaatcaagagtatgtcatcgacatacaatatcaagaaaacaatcttgctcccactcgacttgatatataatcATGGTTCCTTGACCGATCaagtaaaaccatactcttttatcacctggtcgaaacgatgattccaactccgagaagcttgcttaagtccataaatggaacgcttaagcttgcaaactttcttaggatttgcaggatctatgaaaccttcgggttgcaccatgtacaactcctcctccaaataaccgtttaagaaggcggttttcacatccatttgccaaatttcatagtcatgaaaagcggcattcgctaagataatccgaatggaacgcagcataactacgggtgcaaaaaattcatcataatgcaatccgtgcacttgagtgaaaccttttgccactagtcgtgccttataggtatctggttgcgcgtctacagaatgctttattttgtaaagccatttgcactatagaggttttaccttattaggtaaatcaactagatcccatacgtcattctcatatatggagtccatctcggattgcatggcttcaagccatagctttgagtcggaacaggtcatggcacctttataggtagcgggttcattactctctaggagcaaaacgtcattctcctcgaccataccaatgtatctgtctggaggattagagactctgcccgacctcctaggttcctgaggaatattaaccgtatcatcagttggaggaacaacttcctccatctgttcctcggttgttggttctggaatctccgacagctcaaaggttctattacttgacttgttctcgagaaatacaattgacctccctcaagaattatataaatgatcccaagactcaattatctgtaaattgataagccaacctcttggctaattctacttttagaattcttggttgataaatttctgtaaattctatctatagtccatcataatctcgagaaactcttcggattataatgttgaggtaaaataagtcaacacaaactacttacccaacgtagaaggggtcatatggagagtaaggtcctatatgcctaccgacgaagaaggtattcatagttgtttggcctataaagactagtctcaattttagttttagaggaagatcccatcaactttattttaattcattttaagtgaactaatatctagcatgcgagaatgaataaactaagatgatggcttaaaatagtgtgacatctttatatccatgataactaacatttaaactatatgagtcaattttcatgcatataagtaggtggtttggtttaggcggaatatgatgcactaactatcatgcgaagaaaagcaataagaatggaaaaacgtaaaaccaAAAACaatgtcctagtgtggcctatctaccaaaatgaacataaatacaactttggaatccttcctaggacccgagaagcttgtcttgatgttccatcttggtccatgtagcgggagtgagcaatccaatctccatctttagtcttctcaaaattacaataaaaattacaaaataaacctatttacattctaatttcaaaaaacataatactaaagaaaaccaaaggagattcgagatctcaaaattacatcaagactatgtttccatcattatgaaaacataatcaactaaggccactctaggtaataaaaaattacaaccgattgcaaaaatacgtaaataaaccattcaacaattcatacaactaaataaaatgcatcaacaataaattaatcattcaagacataattccttaattatgtagagtaatttatccaaaccacctattttaaaatgatcaaaattatgtgacaattcctcaattactcacaataattccaatctttaatacatattaacttgtaatatgaattaatctaacattattttaaaccactttaaaataattgggtatctacaatttgtgaactttttcacaacaaacaatcatacattatagatataatgtataataataattggccaaaaacaaaaacaaaaacaaaaaacaaaaacaaaattttttttttatttgctcTCGGCATCcagccgttttttttttcttctgctctcggcatttagcccaaaaatccgaaaaaaaatattttttttttctatactcgaaaaaaaaaacttttatgtgaacaaatttgtttaatgttgctactataatAAGATTGGGATAATCATCAATGTTTATTTAAACATAGATctaaactagatgattcaatttaacctctttaaatcaatatctaaattatgattaaatcgattatctgaatatttgattcatcacaattgatttgaacattattaaacttaatgaatcatgattctaaacaataatttaacatcatgtatgccaaaactatatagcaaaacaaatgaacatcatcatgtcaaaacaatttccatttacatttcagtttAATTCTtactaaatcaaaacatctacaaattggAGCGTTTGTAGTACGATTTCCTACCATGGAATGTCAATCTTTAGTACTGCAACAAGGGTTTCCaatgtttgacaacaaacccctTGTCGTCAAACCTTGGACTGAAAATGGCAGTATGGCAAAAGAGAAGGTGAAAAAAGTGCCTATCTGGGCTCGTTTTTGTGGGCTTGGACTGAAGTTCTGGGGAATATCTTGTCTAGAGAAAATTGCGTCTTTAGTTGGGAAATTTATGCGTTGTGATGAAGCCACAATGAACAAAACCAGGATAGGATATGCAAGGATAATGGTTGAAGTGGAGGTTGGTCAGGAGTTCCCTGAGAGAATATATTTTGTGGATGAAAAAGGGGTGGAGGTCAGTGTAGAAGTGGAATATGAATGGAAGCCTGTTACTTGTGATGTCTATAATGGCATAGGACATAGTAATGGAGCCTGTAGGAAGCCTAAACCCACTAACCCTGCTCCTTTGAAGACTAAAGCTAATCCTAAAACCACACAAGTATGGAGGCCAGTGGTTAAACCTGTTGCTATGGCCACTAAGGGGACTACTGCTACTGCACCTGTGACTACTAAGGAACCACCACCAGTTCGTACTCCTGTAGTGCTGTCACCAGAATTGTGAGGCAGGAACACAACACAGGGGGACCCATAGGTGGCTCATTAGCACCTCAAGGTCCTTCCTATGCTGTTGTGCTCACTAGTCCTACTAAACAGCTGACGGGAGGACAGGGAGAACCACCAGATAATCATCAAAATGGATAATATTGGTAGCTGGAACGTAAGGGGTATGAATAAGCTTCATAAACAATTAGATATTAAGCGTTTTTCACATCAAAATAAAGTAGGGCTTTATGGTTTAGTGGAGCATAAAATAAAGGGTAATGACTATGATGGAGTTCTTGCTATTTTGGGTCAACATTGGAGTGGGATTCATAACTACAGTCATCACCAAGGAGGGAGAGTCTAGATCATCTGGATCAATACAATTTTCACAGTTAACCTTGTTCACATGTCTTCTCAACAAATTACTGTCAGAGTGGAAGAAACTTCTTCTGGTGATTGTTTTCTCTTCACTGTAGTGTATGGTCACAATGATGAAATTGATAGGAGGGAATTATAGAGGGATTTGAAGGATATCAAGGACAATTATAATGGAGCCTAGAGTATATATGGAGACTTCAACAGTCTACTTAACTTTAATGAAAGAGAAGGAAGACCTGTCTTATGGAGTGAGATCTATGATTTTAGGGAATGTGTGGATTATTGTGAAGTGGTAGACGTCAAGGGACAGGGGGCTTTCTTTACGTGGAACAACAAGCATGAACCTAATTCCAGGGTTTTTTCTCGTCTTGATAGATTCATGGTAAATGCTGACTGGATGCAAATGTACCCTGAATGCTATGCTTATTTTCTACCTGAAAGATTGTATGATCACAATCCTTGCTTGTGCTATAGAAGGGTTGTTCCTCAAAGAAAACATCATTTCAGATATTTCTGTATGTGGGGGCAGGACCCTAACTTTAAAGCTCTGATACAAGAGAACTGGAAGGCTCCTATTACTGGTACTGCAATGTTCAAGGTTGTTAAAAAACTGCAACTCTTAAGAAGCCATTGAGAGAGTTAAACAGACATGGATACTCTGATACAGACAAAGCTGTTGGCATTTCTAAACTCAGACTTGATAACTTATAGGAGAGGATGAACCGTGATCCTACTAACCTGGTCATCCTTGCTGAAGAACAGGAAGCATCTGCTTATTACAGGCATCTTAGTAAAGCTTATCACAGCTTCTTGAGTCAAAAGGCTAAAATCAATTGGCTGTAGGAAGGTGATGAACATACCCAGTTCTTTCATTCCCAAATCAATACCAGACAGATGCAAAACAAAGTACTTCAAATAAAGGATAAAGATGGCCTCCTTCACTCCAATTTCAAAGATGTTGAGCATGCTTTCCTGGATTATTATGAGACACTCTTGGGTACTTGCAAGAGCACAGCACCGTGCACTTCCCTACTGTCAGAACTGGTAATATTATTAATGCACAGCATCAGCAGACCTTACTTAAGCCTGTGTCGAGGGAGGAAATCAAAAGCAGTATCTTTTCCATCCCAGCCACAAAATCTCCTGGGCCTGATGGATTTTCAAGTCAATTCTACAAGGATGCCTGGGAGGTGGTTGGTGAGGATGTTATCAGTGCAGTTATGGACTTCTTTTCTACTGGTAAACTTCTTAAACAAATCAATACCACTACTATTACACTCATTCCTAAGGTCAAACATCCTGTCTCTGTGCTTGAATATCGACCCAATGCCTGTTGTAACATTCTCTACAAAAGCATTGCCAAAATTCTATGCAATAGGCTAAGTGAAGTGCTTCCTGACATCATTAGTAGTAGTCAAGGAGCATTCATCAAAGGACGAAATATTGTGGATAATGTGCTCATTTGCCAAGATCTGGTGAGGTTATATAATAGGAAGGCAGCCTCTCCCAGATGCCTCATTAAGATAAACCTCAGGAAGGCATATGATTCTGTAGAATGGGGATTTGTGGAACAAATGCTCACAGCAATGAAATTTCCTCAAAAATTTGTCAAGCTTGTGATGGTATGCATAACTACACCTTCTTATTCCCTTGCTATTAATGGGAGTTCTTTTGGTTTCTTTAAAGGCAAAAGAGGGTTAAGACAAGGGGATCCCCTCTCTCCCCTAATCTTTACCCTATGTATGGAGTATCTCTCAAGAATTCTGGGTGTGGTTTCTAATCAAGATGGTTTTAGATATCACCCTATGTGTGGACATATCAAGCTCAACCACTTGCTTTTTGAAGATGACCTCCTTCTTTTTTGTAAAGGTACTGAAGCTGCAATTATGTGGATACTGAGGGGTTTTGCCACCTTCTCAGCTTCATCTGGGCTCTGCCTCAACAATGACAAAACTAATATCTACTTTAATGGTGTGACTGGGTTTGTCATTGACAATATCATTCAGATATCTGGGTTCAAAAGAGGTACTCTTCCATTCAAATACCTTGGTATCCCCATTTCTTCTAAAAAGTTAACCAAAAATGATTGTGCCAAGCTTACTGATAAAATCATGGCAAGGATTCGTGCTTGGGGTACCAGACATCTTTCTTATGCTGGGAGATTGGTTCTAGTGAATGATGTCCTCACCTCCTTGCACTCTTATTGGGCAACAATCTTCCTAATTCCTAATGGAGTAATGAAAAGGATTGATTCTCTTTGTAGGACTTTTCTATGGGAGGGAAAAGACTCTTATTCTAGGGCTCCTAATGTGCATTGGGATACTTGTTGCAAACCCAAAGAAGAGGGGGGACTTGGGATAAAGAATTCTAAATTGTGGAATAAAGCTTTGTTAGGGAAGTATACTTGGTGGCTTGCTACAAAAAAGGATCACTTATGGGTGCGTTGGGTTaatcatgtttatatgaaagaCCAGAGCTGGAAAGACTATGTTGCACCTCAGGACTGTAGCTGGTCTTGGAAGAAGATCAGTCAAATTAATGCTACTTTTAAGAATGCTTTACTGATAACCTTTGGCTTAACATTTCTCAACCCTATACTGTTGCTGGAGGTTATAAATGGTTAATGCCACCAAGTCCTAAAGTTCAGTGGAGGTATGCGTGCTGGAATAGCCTGAACCTGCCTAAAACTTCCTTTATATATTGGGCAAGCAGACTTCAGAGGCTCTTGACTCGTGACAGGATCATCAGAATGGGTTTTGGACAGAATGACACATGCTTTCTGTGTGCAGATGCCCCTGAAACTCATAGCCATCTTTTCTATAATTGTGACTTCAGTACCAAGTGCATCAGAGTGTTGCGACAGAGACTGAGAATTAGCTTTCCTCCGCAGTCCTTTGATCATTGGTATGCTTCTGGTAGAGGAAGGAGTAAATTGCAGCATAAGTTTGTTTGTGCTTGCTTTGTTAGCCTCACTTATGAGATATGGCATGCTAGGAATATAGCAAGGCTACATGGGCAGATTGTTAGACctgagtttcttgttcctaatctTGTCAATAGCATCAAGCAACGATGGAGCAAGAGGAATCATCATACTTTGAAGCAGAGTGACCAAGGCTGGATAGATAGTGTAGGAAATTAGAGTGATTGCGGTTTTTTTTGTACTTAGTTGTCTATATCCTATAGGACGCATATGTAATTGTTGGAGCTTATTCTTTATTAATATACTTacccttcaccaaaaaaaaacatatacaaatttatcatattatcatcttaacatattaaaacaacaatatcaataaatcaaaatggaaacaaaacatcaaaaaaaaaaaaaatcctctcggcaaaaaaaaaaaatttattcggccgaaattttttttcaaatttttttttttgttttaatccatttatgaaaatcatataaaataatttcgtggcctatgctctgataccacttgtgggaaatatcggtatatttcatcaagaaaattcggattataacgaaattatgaaatatgaaattgctagtcataaacgaattgtataaacaaaagaatagatattagaattaaccttcagtcctagcaatttggcctaagaacaaatatcgagatcgatattctcctaatcgttgcaccgaaaatgctccgagaaatgccccctTTTTGCTAGAAAAggaaccctaattcctaaataatatttagggttttttgtgatgagagtttTTAAGAAAAATCATGTAAGTAAAATAATCCCCCTCTCTCCTTATAACCGTGTAACAAGAGGAGAAAAGAGAGGAagatttttttcttatttttctcctTACTTTGAACCGTGTAACAATccaaaaaaataagaagaaaatcttcttattttaggttgttagcatattttgtataaaatgtgtataattatcaattgtcatttatgtcgtcacgtattaataagtccacacacttaataccggtccgtcatcatttattatgacaatatcgtataatatatacattaactataaatatcgtatatttataatttgctaattaaatataaccgtttatgtttaattacgaattaacatcttaattcgtttaacctaacattatatacaataattaaatataactgtttatattcaatttacgaattaacaattaattcgtctcagctgatattatttaattgtattaaataatcgactcatcatcacattgactaaccttttagtcaaatacatggactaaccttttactcatataaggcatcaatgtgattatattttcatataatcacatctctcaaacacatcctttaggtgtgacttttagggaccagccgccatcagtatgataataacgtcaaacttctagcaagccaaccgttattagtaaacgttaatcaactgataaaatactaagtataccctgtgaacctaaaagagatttatatacgttatcacactaactgtggaggacactagctccaacatgtTTTTTGTTCCTacaggttagcttaaaaacaggtttggtaggtgacggtttgtgccgtaatgctgccgaaatttacatagacatTACAAGTAAAACATATAGTCATATAGGTGGCctaaattggcgcaaaatgaaaagaagtaaaaaaagtgcccgaaaatgagcaaaaatgacaaaaataatgcccagaaatgagcaaaaatgaccggacggtagggatgACTACCCccgaaaaaagaaaattaaaagaaatgtctaagtgtgaaatgtattgaaaagaggagtgaaatg is a genomic window containing:
- the LOC141631835 gene encoding uncharacterized protein LOC141631835; translation: MPPSPKVQWRYACWNSLNLPKTSFIYWASRLQRLLTRDRIIRMGFGQNDTCFLCADAPETHSHLFYNCDFSTKCIRVLRQRLRISFPPQSFDHWYASGRGRSKLQHKFVCACFVSLTYEIWHARNIARLHGQIVRPEFLVPNLVNSIKQRWSKRNHHTLKQSDQGWIDSVGN